In the Streptomyces formicae genome, one interval contains:
- a CDS encoding spermidine synthase — protein MPDVDRARAWLLTVDGAPQSYVDLDAPTHLEFEYARRLAHVLDTTGEPGLPLDVLHLGGGALTLPRYVAATRPGSRQDVVEADRALLRLVAEHLPLAEGAGVTVHGADARAWLDRAPDDSADVVVADVFGGSRVPAHLTTVAYAREAARVLRPGGRYAANLADGAPFTFLRSQLATFAEVFQELALIAEPSVLRGRRFGNAVLVASQEPLDTAALARRAASDAFPARVEHGDGLRRLIGDAKPVHDEDAVASPEPPGGAFSVG, from the coding sequence ATGCCCGACGTCGACCGTGCCAGGGCCTGGCTGCTCACGGTGGACGGGGCCCCGCAGTCGTACGTCGATCTGGACGCGCCCACGCACCTGGAGTTCGAGTACGCGCGGCGCCTCGCACACGTCCTGGACACCACCGGCGAACCCGGCCTGCCGCTCGACGTCCTCCACCTCGGCGGGGGAGCGCTCACCCTGCCCCGCTACGTCGCGGCCACCCGGCCGGGATCCCGGCAGGACGTGGTCGAGGCGGACCGCGCGCTGCTGCGCCTGGTGGCCGAGCACCTGCCGTTGGCCGAGGGCGCGGGGGTCACCGTGCACGGCGCGGACGCCAGGGCGTGGCTCGACCGGGCGCCGGACGACAGCGCGGACGTCGTCGTCGCCGACGTCTTCGGCGGTTCACGGGTGCCCGCGCACCTGACCACCGTCGCCTACGCCAGGGAGGCAGCCCGCGTCCTGCGGCCGGGCGGGCGCTACGCGGCGAACCTCGCCGACGGCGCGCCGTTCACCTTCCTCCGCTCCCAACTGGCCACCTTCGCCGAGGTCTTCCAGGAGCTCGCGCTGATCGCCGAGCCGTCCGTGCTGCGCGGCCGCCGCTTCGGGAACGCGGTGCTCGTCGCCTCGCAGGAACCGCTCGACACCGCGGCCCTGGCCCGGCGCGCGGCGTCCGACGCCTTCCCCGCCCGGGTCGAGCACGGGGACGGGCTGCGGCGCCTCATCGGCGACGCGAAGCCCGTCCACGACGAGGACGCGGTCGCCTCACCCGAGCCGCCCGGCGGCGCTTTCAGCGTCGGCTGA
- a CDS encoding TetR/AcrR family transcriptional regulator — MAGRRRWSTEEILDAAAELLRTSDADSFSVRKLAAALGTDSSSLYRHFRSKTELLRAVADRILLAAMADYRPEGDWKQRVTALALRARDAFGQQPQLASVWGRYASSGAGSRLVMEEVLQALRASGLPDEEIPARYHRLVVLIVALIASEAGVSTITPEEYEQGMELFRVSVLGADPERFPAVAHFARELRPLGADRSAAFEALVAAQLAQIEAAIPQGPPTDDGKG, encoded by the coding sequence ATGGCAGGCCGCAGGCGTTGGTCGACCGAAGAAATCCTGGACGCGGCGGCGGAGCTGCTGCGCACGAGCGACGCGGATTCGTTCAGCGTGCGCAAGCTGGCCGCGGCCCTCGGGACCGACTCCTCCAGCCTCTACCGGCACTTCCGCAGCAAGACCGAGCTGCTGCGCGCGGTCGCCGACCGGATCCTGCTGGCCGCCATGGCCGACTACCGGCCCGAGGGCGACTGGAAGCAGCGCGTCACCGCCCTGGCCCTGCGGGCGCGGGACGCCTTCGGGCAGCAGCCCCAACTCGCCTCGGTCTGGGGGCGCTACGCGTCGAGCGGCGCGGGCTCCCGGCTGGTCATGGAGGAGGTGCTACAGGCGCTGCGCGCGTCCGGACTGCCCGACGAGGAGATTCCGGCGCGCTACCACCGCCTCGTGGTCCTGATCGTCGCGCTGATCGCCTCCGAGGCCGGAGTCAGCACCATCACGCCCGAGGAGTACGAGCAGGGGATGGAGCTGTTCCGCGTCTCGGTGCTCGGCGCCGACCCCGAACGCTTCCCCGCCGTGGCCCACTTCGCCCGGGAACTCCGCCCCCTCGGGGCCGACCGCAGCGCCGCGTTCGAAGCACTCGTCGCCGCTCAACTCGCCCAGATCGAGGCCGCGATCCCGCAGGGCCCGCCGACGGACGATGGCAAGGGCTGA
- a CDS encoding serine hydrolase domain-containing protein — protein MDRGDERTHDVKNALNSTELDSAIENVHRAGMPGLFAEVRDGDEVWRGAAGVADVATGRPVTADMRHRVGSVTKTFTAAAVLQQVEAGRVGLDTPISHYLPKLVPGGRGDAITVRMLINHTSGLAEYLPYAYPSFRAFPDLAGTGPRSMDDHRFTRFDPLALIEMGVAAPATGAPGSAPGLYSNTNYLLLAQLLEHVTGTVAEECVTRNVIEPAGLRDTGFPTGPHVEGPHSRLYEMWLGKLDPPHEYSVYDMSFAGPSASLISTVADLNRFFGLLLSGEIVSSSSLTEMQRTVRIVSQEQKTIDYGLGLYPTEGPDRSVFWGHGGTVWGGGTLAVVRADGKRQLAVAVNMQRWNRLDASGRPEPHPIDEALATLYRVAMT, from the coding sequence ATGGATAGGGGAGACGAAAGGACGCATGACGTGAAGAACGCGCTGAACTCCACGGAGCTCGACTCGGCCATCGAGAACGTCCACCGCGCCGGCATGCCGGGCCTGTTCGCCGAGGTGCGGGACGGCGACGAGGTCTGGCGCGGCGCCGCGGGCGTCGCCGATGTCGCCACCGGACGCCCCGTCACCGCCGACATGCGCCACCGCGTCGGCAGCGTCACCAAGACCTTCACCGCCGCCGCGGTCCTGCAACAGGTCGAGGCCGGTCGGGTCGGCCTCGACACACCGATCAGCCACTACCTTCCGAAGCTCGTGCCCGGAGGGCGCGGCGACGCGATCACGGTCCGGATGCTGATCAACCACACCAGCGGCCTCGCCGAGTACCTGCCGTACGCCTACCCGTCCTTCAGGGCGTTCCCCGACCTCGCGGGCACCGGGCCCCGGAGCATGGACGACCATCGCTTCACGCGGTTCGACCCCCTCGCGCTGATCGAGATGGGGGTCGCCGCCCCCGCCACCGGCGCCCCTGGCAGCGCTCCCGGGCTCTACTCCAACACCAACTACCTGCTCCTCGCCCAGCTCCTGGAACACGTGACGGGCACCGTGGCCGAGGAGTGCGTCACCCGGAACGTCATCGAGCCCGCAGGGCTTCGGGACACCGGATTCCCCACCGGACCCCACGTCGAAGGACCGCACTCGCGGCTCTACGAGATGTGGCTCGGCAAGCTCGACCCGCCGCACGAGTACAGCGTCTACGACATGTCGTTCGCGGGCCCCTCGGCCTCGCTGATATCGACCGTCGCGGACCTCAACCGCTTCTTCGGCCTGCTCCTGTCCGGCGAGATCGTCAGCTCCTCGTCGCTGACGGAGATGCAGCGCACCGTCCGGATCGTCTCCCAGGAACAGAAGACGATCGACTACGGCCTCGGCCTGTACCCGACCGAAGGCCCGGACCGGAGCGTCTTCTGGGGCCACGGCGGCACCGTCTGGGGCGGTGGGACGCTGGCCGTGGTCCGCGCCGACGGCAAGCGGCAGCTGGCGGTCGCGGTCAACATGCAGCGGTGGAACAGGCTCGATGCCTCGGGCAGGCCGGAGCCCCATCCCATCGACGAGGCGCTCGCGACGCTGTACCGCGTGGCGATGACGTAG
- the tuf gene encoding elongation factor Tu, translating into MSKTAYVRTKPHLNIGTMGHVDHGKTTLTAAITKVLSDRGTGTFVPFERIDRAPEEAQRGITINIAHVEYETDTRHYAHVDMPGHADYVKNMVTGAAQLDGAILVVSALDGIMPQTAEHVLLARQVGVDHIVVALNKADAGDEELTDLVELEVRDLLSAHGYGGDSVPVVRVSGLKALEGDPRWTAAVEALLDAVDTYVPMPERYLDAPFLLPVENVLTITGRGTVVTGAVERGTVRVGDRVEVLGADTETVVTGLETFGKPMEEAQAGDNVALLLRGLPRDAVRRGHVVAAPGSITPSRRFTAQVYVLSAREGGRRTPVATGYRPQFYIRTADVVGDVDLGDAAVARPGDTVTMTVELGRDVPLETGLGFAIREGGRTVGAGTVTEVA; encoded by the coding sequence ATGTCCAAGACGGCATACGTGCGCACCAAGCCGCACCTCAACATCGGCACCATGGGCCACGTCGACCACGGCAAGACCACCCTGACCGCCGCCATCACCAAGGTCCTCAGCGACCGCGGCACCGGCACCTTCGTGCCCTTCGAGCGCATCGACCGGGCCCCGGAGGAGGCGCAGCGCGGCATCACCATCAACATCGCGCACGTCGAGTACGAGACCGACACCCGTCACTACGCGCACGTCGACATGCCGGGACACGCCGACTACGTCAAGAACATGGTGACCGGCGCCGCGCAGCTCGACGGGGCGATCCTCGTCGTCTCCGCGCTCGACGGGATCATGCCGCAGACCGCGGAGCACGTCCTGCTCGCCCGGCAGGTCGGCGTCGACCACATCGTCGTCGCCCTCAACAAGGCCGACGCGGGCGACGAGGAGCTCACCGACCTCGTCGAGCTCGAGGTCCGCGACCTGCTCTCCGCGCACGGGTACGGCGGGGACTCCGTCCCTGTCGTCCGCGTGTCCGGGCTCAAGGCCCTGGAGGGCGACCCGCGGTGGACGGCCGCCGTCGAGGCGCTGCTCGACGCCGTCGACACCTATGTGCCGATGCCCGAGCGGTATCTCGACGCGCCCTTTCTGCTGCCGGTCGAGAACGTCCTCACCATCACGGGGCGCGGCACCGTCGTCACCGGCGCCGTCGAGCGCGGCACGGTGCGCGTCGGCGACCGCGTGGAGGTGCTCGGCGCCGACACCGAGACGGTGGTCACCGGCCTGGAGACCTTCGGCAAGCCGATGGAGGAGGCGCAGGCGGGGGACAACGTGGCGCTGCTGCTGCGCGGTCTGCCGCGCGACGCCGTACGACGCGGTCATGTCGTGGCGGCGCCCGGCAGCATCACGCCGAGCAGGCGCTTCACCGCGCAGGTGTACGTCCTCTCGGCCCGCGAGGGCGGCCGCAGGACCCCGGTGGCCACGGGTTACCGGCCGCAGTTCTACATCCGCACCGCGGACGTGGTCGGCGACGTCGACCTCGGCGACGCGGCGGTCGCCAGGCCGGGCGACACGGTCACGATGACGGTCGAGCTCGGCCGTGACGTGCCGTTGGAGACGGGCCTCGGATTCGCGATCCGCGAGGGCGGCAGGACCGTCGGCGCGGGCACGGTGACCGAGGTCGCCTGA
- a CDS encoding DNA alkylation repair protein, with amino-acid sequence MSVTVPMPVPRSELADTVVERLVVAYPAAADPARAARMRAYMKDIAPFLGLASPVRRELSRAVLAGTPRPDETDCAALALRCWELPEREYAYFAADYLRRHVRRCSSGFLPVARHLVTTRSWWDTVDALAAHVVGALVAADPALRAAMDEWIEDEDLWVARTALLHQLRYKSATDTERLFAYCVRQAGHPDFFIRKAIGWCLREYAKTDPDAVRAFVERERDRLAPLSVREALKNL; translated from the coding sequence ATGAGCGTCACAGTGCCGATGCCCGTACCGCGCAGCGAGCTCGCCGACACCGTCGTCGAACGGCTCGTGGTGGCCTACCCGGCGGCGGCCGATCCGGCGCGGGCCGCGCGGATGCGCGCGTACATGAAGGACATCGCGCCCTTCCTCGGACTGGCCTCTCCGGTGCGCCGCGAGCTTTCCCGCGCGGTACTCGCGGGGACGCCGCGCCCCGACGAGACGGACTGCGCGGCGCTCGCCCTACGCTGCTGGGAGCTGCCCGAGCGCGAGTACGCCTACTTCGCGGCGGACTACCTGCGCCGTCATGTGCGGCGCTGCTCGTCCGGCTTCCTGCCCGTGGCCAGGCACCTCGTGACGACGCGCTCCTGGTGGGACACGGTCGACGCGCTCGCCGCACATGTCGTCGGCGCGCTGGTCGCGGCCGATCCCGCACTGCGCGCGGCCATGGACGAGTGGATCGAGGACGAGGACCTGTGGGTGGCCCGCACCGCCCTGCTCCACCAGCTCCGGTACAAGTCGGCGACGGACACCGAGCGCCTCTTCGCCTACTGCGTGCGGCAGGCGGGACACCCCGACTTCTTCATCCGCAAGGCGATCGGCTGGTGCCTGCGGGAGTACGCCAAGACCGATCCGGATGCGGTACGCGCCTTCGTCGAGCGGGAGCGGGACCGGCTCGCGCCGCTGTCGGTGCGTGAGGCGCTGAAGAACCTCTGA
- a CDS encoding TVP38/TMEM64 family protein gives MLETVTTRPQGLAVRCTRALLSPWSRLSLLVVLLAAAGTCVLLFEPQRLLSDGWPAQLGGAAAVALFAVAYGACTAAFVPRPLLNLAAGALFGTAAGLGAAIAGTVFGAGIAFGLGRMLGQDALRPLLRGKWLKAADGQLSSHGFRSMLAVRLFPGVPFAAANYCAAVSRMGWLPFLLATGIGSVPNTAAYVVAGARASTPTSPVFLIAMGFIAVTGLGGAAVAWFKRHHLRGH, from the coding sequence ATGCTCGAGACCGTCACCACCCGGCCGCAGGGCCTCGCCGTGCGCTGCACCAGGGCGCTGCTCTCGCCGTGGTCGCGGCTCTCCCTGCTGGTGGTGCTGCTCGCGGCGGCCGGTACGTGCGTGCTGCTCTTCGAACCGCAGCGGCTGCTCTCCGACGGCTGGCCCGCCCAGCTCGGCGGCGCGGCGGCGGTGGCCCTGTTCGCCGTCGCGTACGGAGCCTGCACCGCCGCGTTCGTGCCGCGGCCGCTCCTGAACCTCGCGGCGGGTGCCCTCTTCGGTACGGCGGCCGGGCTGGGCGCGGCGATCGCCGGCACCGTGTTCGGCGCCGGGATCGCCTTCGGCCTCGGCCGGATGCTCGGTCAGGACGCGCTGCGGCCGTTGCTGCGGGGCAAGTGGCTGAAGGCCGCGGACGGCCAGCTCAGCAGCCACGGCTTCCGTTCCATGCTGGCGGTGCGGCTCTTCCCCGGCGTGCCGTTCGCGGCGGCCAACTACTGCGCGGCGGTCTCCCGGATGGGCTGGCTGCCGTTCCTCCTCGCCACGGGCATCGGGTCCGTTCCCAACACGGCGGCGTACGTCGTGGCGGGCGCCCGCGCGTCGACGCCGACGTCGCCCGTCTTCCTGATCGCGATGGGGTTCATCGCGGTGACCGGGCTCGGCGGGGCGGCGGTGGCGTGGTTCAAGCGGCACCATCTGCGCGGCCACTGA
- a CDS encoding thiolase family protein, with translation MRDAVIVEAVRTPVGKGKPNGALAGVHPVELLAHTLRALVRRSGIDPALVDDVIGGTVDQVAEQAMNTTRYAVLSAGFPESVPATTVDRQCGSSQQAVHFAAQGVISGAYDMVVACGVESMSRVPMWSNVPPGADPFGPGVAERYPEGLVPQGISAELIAAKWAIGREHMDAFATASHQRAARAWDAGLLDAETEPIAGLTRDESVRPATTPEVLAGLKPAYYDPAFGERFPQITWNVTAGNSSPVNDGASAVLITTSENAARLGLRPLARLHSFAVTGSDPLLMLTGVLPATEKVLRNASLTLDDIDLFEVNEAFASVVLAWLRETGADPEKVNVHGGAIALGHPLGASGTRLMTTLVHAMRARGARYALQTMCEAGGLANATVLEAL, from the coding sequence ATGCGTGACGCCGTCATCGTCGAAGCCGTACGCACACCCGTCGGCAAGGGCAAGCCCAACGGCGCCCTCGCCGGTGTGCACCCCGTCGAACTCCTCGCCCACACGCTGCGCGCCCTCGTCCGCCGCAGCGGCATCGACCCCGCCCTCGTCGACGACGTGATCGGCGGCACCGTCGACCAGGTCGCCGAGCAGGCCATGAACACCACCCGCTACGCCGTCCTCTCGGCCGGGTTCCCCGAGTCCGTGCCCGCGACCACCGTCGACCGGCAGTGCGGCTCCTCGCAGCAGGCCGTGCACTTCGCGGCGCAGGGCGTCATATCGGGTGCGTACGACATGGTGGTGGCCTGCGGGGTGGAGTCGATGAGCCGCGTACCGATGTGGTCGAACGTGCCCCCGGGCGCCGATCCGTTCGGGCCCGGTGTCGCCGAGCGCTATCCGGAAGGTCTCGTCCCGCAGGGCATCAGCGCCGAGCTCATCGCCGCCAAGTGGGCCATCGGGCGCGAGCACATGGACGCCTTCGCCACGGCCTCGCACCAGCGCGCCGCGCGCGCCTGGGACGCCGGTCTCCTCGACGCCGAGACCGAGCCGATCGCCGGTCTGACCCGCGACGAGTCCGTCCGCCCCGCCACCACCCCCGAGGTCCTCGCGGGCCTCAAGCCCGCCTACTACGACCCGGCCTTCGGCGAGCGCTTCCCGCAGATCACATGGAACGTCACGGCGGGCAACAGCAGCCCCGTCAATGACGGGGCGTCCGCCGTCCTCATCACCACCAGCGAGAACGCCGCCCGCCTCGGTCTGCGCCCGCTCGCCAGGCTGCACAGCTTCGCCGTCACCGGATCCGACCCGCTCCTCATGCTGACCGGCGTCCTGCCCGCCACCGAGAAGGTCCTGCGCAACGCCTCACTGACCCTCGACGACATCGACCTCTTCGAGGTCAACGAAGCCTTCGCCAGCGTCGTGCTCGCCTGGCTGCGGGAGACCGGCGCGGACCCGGAGAAGGTCAACGTGCACGGCGGCGCCATCGCGCTCGGCCACCCCCTGGGGGCCAGCGGCACCCGTCTGATGACCACGCTCGTCCACGCGATGCGCGCCCGTGGCGCCCGCTACGCGCTCCAGACCATGTGTGAGGCGGGCGGCCTCGCCAACGCGACGGTCCTCGAAGCGCTCTGA
- a CDS encoding winged helix-turn-helix transcriptional regulator, which produces MKDPRPCSIADALALVGEKYSLLVLREVCLGNERFDQLARNIGAPRDVLTTRLRRLVEAGVLEKVAYSERPRRFLYRPTPAGLELEPVLMTLMAWGDRHLRGDEGRPMVLEHSCGHELVPVVTCSACGDAVHHDDLAAHPQTPGWSTTGPTTP; this is translated from the coding sequence ATGAAGGATCCGCGCCCCTGCTCCATCGCCGACGCGCTCGCCCTGGTCGGCGAGAAGTACTCCCTGCTCGTCCTTCGCGAGGTGTGCCTCGGCAACGAACGCTTCGACCAGCTGGCGCGCAACATCGGTGCCCCCCGCGACGTCCTCACGACCCGACTGCGCCGCCTGGTGGAGGCGGGCGTCCTGGAGAAGGTCGCCTACAGCGAGCGCCCGCGGCGCTTCCTGTACCGGCCCACCCCGGCCGGGCTCGAACTGGAGCCGGTCCTGATGACCCTCATGGCCTGGGGCGACCGCCATCTGCGCGGCGACGAGGGACGCCCGATGGTCCTGGAGCACTCCTGCGGCCACGAGCTGGTCCCGGTCGTGACGTGCTCCGCCTGCGGCGACGCGGTCCACCACGACGATCTCGCGGCGCATCCGCAGACGCCCGGCTGGTCGACGACGGGCCCGACGACGCCCTGA
- a CDS encoding undecaprenyl-diphosphate phosphatase, giving the protein MSWLESFILGLVQGLTEFLPISSSAHLRLTAAFAGWHDPGAAFTAITQIGTEAAVLIYFRKDIARILSAWFGSLFGKVPRSDHDAQMGWLVIVGSIPIGVLGVTFKDQIEGPFRDLRLIATTLIVMGIVLGVADRLAARDETGGKHRAVRSRKDLKELGVKDGLIFGFCQAMALIPGVSRSGATISGGLLMGYTRESAARYSFLLAIPAVLASGVFELKDAGEGHVSWGPTIFATLVAFAVGYAVIAWFMKFITTKSFMPFVYYRVLLGIVLIVLVGMGVLSPHAGESAG; this is encoded by the coding sequence ATGTCTTGGCTTGAATCCTTCATCCTCGGGCTCGTCCAGGGGCTGACCGAGTTCCTCCCGATCTCCTCCAGCGCGCACCTGCGTCTCACCGCGGCGTTCGCGGGCTGGCACGATCCCGGGGCCGCGTTCACGGCGATCACCCAGATCGGCACGGAGGCCGCCGTGCTCATCTACTTCCGCAAGGACATCGCCCGGATCCTGTCGGCGTGGTTCGGCTCGCTCTTCGGCAAGGTGCCGCGCTCCGACCACGACGCGCAGATGGGCTGGCTGGTCATCGTCGGCTCGATCCCGATCGGCGTCCTCGGCGTGACGTTCAAGGACCAGATCGAGGGCCCCTTCCGCGACCTCCGCCTGATCGCCACGACGCTCATCGTGATGGGCATCGTCCTCGGGGTCGCCGACCGCCTCGCGGCCCGCGACGAAACGGGCGGCAAACACCGCGCCGTACGCAGCCGCAAGGACCTCAAGGAACTCGGCGTCAAGGACGGCCTGATCTTCGGCTTCTGCCAGGCGATGGCCCTGATCCCCGGCGTCTCCCGCTCGGGCGCGACGATCAGCGGCGGCCTCCTGATGGGCTACACCCGAGAGTCCGCGGCCCGCTACTCCTTCCTCCTCGCCATCCCGGCCGTCCTGGCCTCCGGCGTCTTCGAGCTCAAGGACGCGGGCGAGGGCCACGTCTCCTGGGGCCCCACGATCTTCGCCACGCTCGTGGCCTTCGCGGTCGGCTACGCGGTCATCGCCTGGTTCATGAAGTTCATTACGACGAAGTCCTTCATGCCGTTCGTCTACTACCGGGTGCTGCTGGGCATTGTGCTGATCGTGCTGGTGGGGATGGGGGTTCTTAGCCCGCACGCGGGCGAGTCGGCGGGGTAG
- a CDS encoding MFS transporter has protein sequence MSTTQSGAGTAAGAGAPTGDDPGQPGQPGSARAALVASVLGFFVITIDVSGVNVALPAMRDDLGGSMSGLQWVVDSYTLMFAALMLSAGAFSDGVGARRAYGWGLGVFTLASLACGAAPTLGVLIAARVVQGAAAAVMVPSSLALIRQAFSDPEERARGIALWTVGGAVAIAAGPVLGGLLTTEWSWRAVFCLNLPTGVVGFVALMRAKRSPRHAVAFDLPGQLTAVLTLAALTFAVIEGGHDGFTGTVLAATVLAVLSAAGFVAVEARRRNPMLPLELFRLRGVTVPVISGFALNAAFYGGVFVLSLFFQEQRGQSALSAGLMFVPMALITANVNYLSPRAVTRFGRRPVVIAGLLIVALGCAVLLPVDPGTPPWVTALLMIPLGIGGSLAMPALTSLMLDSVAAERAGTAAALLNTSRQTGGAVSIAAFGALLAGDFTTGMRESLLAAACLLVIMALGAGALLPRR, from the coding sequence ATGAGTACGACACAGTCCGGCGCAGGCACGGCGGCCGGGGCGGGCGCCCCCACCGGGGACGATCCGGGACAGCCGGGACAGCCGGGTTCCGCCCGCGCGGCTCTGGTTGCCTCCGTTCTCGGCTTCTTCGTGATCACGATCGATGTCTCCGGCGTCAACGTCGCGCTGCCCGCCATGCGGGACGACCTCGGCGGCTCAATGTCCGGTCTCCAATGGGTCGTTGACAGCTATACGCTGATGTTCGCGGCGCTGATGCTCTCCGCGGGTGCGTTCTCGGACGGCGTGGGCGCGCGGCGCGCGTACGGCTGGGGGCTCGGAGTCTTCACTCTCGCCTCGCTGGCCTGCGGGGCGGCGCCGACGCTCGGGGTGTTGATCGCGGCCCGCGTGGTGCAGGGGGCCGCGGCGGCGGTGATGGTGCCCTCATCGCTCGCGCTGATCAGGCAGGCGTTCTCCGACCCGGAGGAGCGGGCGCGCGGCATCGCCCTGTGGACGGTCGGCGGCGCGGTGGCCATTGCCGCGGGGCCCGTCCTTGGCGGGCTGCTCACCACGGAGTGGAGTTGGCGCGCCGTGTTCTGCCTCAACCTGCCCACCGGGGTCGTCGGGTTCGTGGCCCTGATGCGGGCGAAGCGCTCCCCGCGCCATGCCGTCGCGTTCGACCTGCCGGGGCAGCTGACGGCCGTACTGACATTGGCCGCGCTGACCTTCGCCGTGATCGAGGGCGGGCACGACGGGTTCACCGGCACCGTCCTCGCCGCGACCGTGCTCGCGGTGTTGTCCGCGGCCGGATTCGTGGCCGTCGAGGCACGGCGGCGCAACCCGATGCTGCCGCTTGAGCTGTTCCGGCTGCGCGGCGTCACCGTGCCGGTCATCTCGGGCTTCGCCCTCAACGCGGCCTTTTACGGAGGGGTGTTCGTGCTGAGCCTCTTCTTCCAGGAGCAGCGGGGCCAGTCGGCGCTCTCGGCCGGGCTGATGTTCGTGCCGATGGCGCTGATCACCGCCAACGTCAACTACCTTTCGCCGCGGGCGGTCACCCGCTTCGGACGGCGTCCTGTGGTCATCGCAGGACTGCTGATCGTCGCGCTGGGCTGCGCCGTACTGCTCCCCGTCGACCCCGGTACGCCCCCGTGGGTGACCGCCTTGCTGATGATCCCGCTGGGCATCGGCGGCTCCCTCGCCATGCCCGCGCTGACCTCCCTGATGCTCGACAGCGTCGCCGCCGAGCGGGCGGGCACGGCGGCGGCCCTGCTCAACACCAGTCGCCAGACGGGCGGAGCGGTGAGCATCGCCGCCTTCGGCGCACTCCTGGCGGGGGACTTCACCACGGGGATGCGGGAGAGCCTCCTCGCCGCCGCCTGCCTGCTGGTGATCATGGCCCTTGGCGCGGGGGCGCTGCTGCCGCGACGCTGA
- a CDS encoding helix-turn-helix transcriptional regulator translates to MTEGTELGRFLRARRGQLRPQDVGLRAGTGVRRTPGLRREELATLAGVSVDYYTRLERGRETRPSPAVVAALGESLQLSDDALHRLHELVALAAGQPPAPSPGPARQVRDSVRVLLETVRPAPAYVVSRTNDLLAANRPGLRLFSGITDWPWERRNITRYMFLHPMGRKLYRDWEEMAAHSAGHLRAVAGADPDMPELAQLVGELVVKSPEFARLWERYDVQERGGGEKHFQHPEVGSIRLSFEVMMISRTDGQRLVTYQAPPGTPDHDAMLLLDMASPSEATLPEEAER, encoded by the coding sequence ATGACCGAAGGTACGGAACTGGGTCGCTTCCTCCGCGCCCGCCGCGGGCAGCTCCGCCCGCAGGACGTGGGCCTGCGGGCAGGCACGGGCGTCCGCCGCACTCCGGGGCTGCGCCGCGAGGAGCTGGCGACCCTCGCGGGGGTCAGCGTCGACTACTACACCCGCCTTGAGCGCGGCCGCGAGACGCGTCCTTCCCCCGCCGTCGTCGCCGCGCTCGGCGAGTCACTCCAGCTCTCCGACGACGCGCTGCACCGGCTGCACGAGCTGGTGGCGCTCGCCGCGGGCCAGCCACCGGCGCCGTCCCCAGGACCGGCGCGCCAGGTGCGCGATTCGGTGCGCGTCCTGCTGGAGACGGTGCGCCCCGCACCCGCCTACGTCGTCAGCCGCACCAACGACCTGCTGGCCGCCAACCGGCCGGGGCTGCGGCTCTTCTCCGGCATCACGGACTGGCCGTGGGAGCGCCGCAACATCACGCGCTACATGTTCCTGCACCCGATGGGCCGCAAGCTGTACAGGGACTGGGAGGAGATGGCGGCGCACAGCGCGGGCCATCTGCGCGCGGTGGCGGGCGCCGACCCGGACATGCCGGAGCTGGCCCAGCTCGTCGGTGAACTCGTGGTGAAGAGCCCGGAGTTCGCCCGGCTGTGGGAGCGGTACGACGTACAGGAGCGCGGCGGCGGCGAGAAGCACTTCCAGCACCCGGAGGTCGGCTCCATCCGCCTCTCCTTCGAGGTGATGATGATCTCCCGTACGGACGGCCAGCGCCTGGTCACCTACCAGGCTCCGCCCGGCACCCCGGACCACGACGCGATGCTGCTCCTCGACATGGCGAGCCCCTCTGAGGCGACGCTCCCCGAGGAGGCCGAACGGTAG